In Gossypium arboreum isolate Shixiya-1 chromosome 6, ASM2569848v2, whole genome shotgun sequence, the following are encoded in one genomic region:
- the LOC108484177 gene encoding probable sucrose-phosphate synthase 1, with protein MAGNDWINSYLEAILDVGPGIDEAKSSLLLRERGHFSPTRYFVEEVITGFDETDLHRSWVRAAATRGPKERNTRLENMCWRIWNLARKKKQLEGEEVQRNAKRHLERERGRREATADMSEDLSEGEKGDFPGDGSAHGDSIQGRMRRIVSVDLMENLANQIKEKKFYIVLISLHGLIRGENMELGRDSDTGGQVKYVVELARALGTMPGVYRVDLLTRQVSAPDVDWSYAEPTEMLTPRTTESSMQELGESSGAYIIRIPFGPKDKYIPKEQLWPHIPEFVDCALSHIRQMSKVLGEQIGGGQPVWPVAIHGHYADAGDSATLLSGALNVPMLFTGHSLGRDKLEQILKQGRQSRDEINTTYKIMRRIEAEELSLDSSEIVITSTRQEIEEQWRLYDGFDQVLERKLRARIKRGVNCHGRFMPRMVVIPPGMEFHHIVPHEGDMDGDTERNEEDPTPDPPIWSEVMRFFTNPRKPMILALARPDPKKNITTLVKAFGECRPLRELANLTLIMGNRDNIDEMSATNATVLLSILKLIDKYDLYGQVAYPKHHKQYEVPDIYGLAAKTKGVFINPAFIEPFGLTLIEAAAYGLPIVATKNGGPVDIHKVLDNGVLVDPHDQQSIADALLKLVSDKQLWARCRQNGLKNIHQFSWPEHCKTYLSRIAMCKPRQPQWQRSNVGFENPEQNSPGDSLRDIQDLSLNLKLSLDGEKSEGTGTFDNSLDSIDRKSNLENAFLKLSNGIIGGTEKASLMEKAEQNVSGSRFPVLRSKKYIFVIAVDCDSVSDIPKIIKTIMDVAGKENSIGLILSTSLSICEVHSLLISGSISPLDFDALICNSGGDLYYPSTSSEDGTGLPFSVDLDYQSHIEYRWGGEGLRKTLVRWATSVNEKKGQIVSEDESRSTVHCYTFDVKEPESIPPVKELRKLMRIQALRCNVIYCQNGTTLNVIPVLASRAQALRYLYIRWGMELSGIVVFAGECGDTDYEGLLRGVHKTVILKGIGNTALKLHSNRTYPLDHVLPFDSPNIHHAEGCSNEEIRSSLRKLQVSKE; from the exons ATGGCGGGAAACGATTGGATAAACAGTTACCTGGAAGCGATCTTGGACGTTGGTCCAGGGATCGATGAAGCGAAATCGTCATTGTTGCTGAGGGAGAGAGGTCATTTCAGTCCAACTCGTTACTTCGTGGAAGAGGTTATCACTGGTTTCGACGAGACCGATCTCCACCGTTCTTGGGTTCGA GCTGCTGCTACGAGGGGTCCTAAGGAGAGGAACACGAGACTGGAGAATATGTGCTGGAGGATTTGGAATTTGGCTCGAAAGAAGAAGCag CTTGAGGGGGAGGAAGTTCAACGCAATGCTAAGCGTCACCTTGAACGTGAAAGAGGCCGCAGGGAGGCAACTGCTGACATGTCTGAAGACCTTTCAGAAGGAGAGAAAGGAGATTTTCCTGGTGATGGTTCAGCTCATGGCGATAGCATTCAAGGAAGAATGCGTAGAATTGTTTCGGTTGATTTGATGGAGAACTTGGCCAATCAGATCAAAGAAAAGAAGTTCTATATTGTTTTGATAAG TCTTCATGGTTTGATAAGGGGTGAAAACATGGAGCTTGGTCGTGATTCTGATACAGGTGGCCAG GTCAAGTATGTAGTAGAACTTGCTAGGGCCTTGGGCACAATGCCAGGAGTTTATCGGGTTGATTTGCTGACAAGACAAGTGTCAGCTCCAGATGTTGATTGGAGTTATGCTGAACCAACAGAGATGCTTACGCCAAGAACTACAGAGAGCTCAATGCAGGAGCTTGGTGAGAGCAGTGGTGCTTATATTATTCGTATCCCCTTCGGTCCAAAAGATAAATATATACCCAAAGAACAACTTTGGCCTCATATTCCTGAGTTTGTTGATTGTGCACTTAGTCACATCCGACAGATGTCCAAAGTCCTAGGTGAGCAAATTGGCGGTGGGCAACCAGTCTGGCCAGTTGCTATTCATGGACATTATGCAGATGCAGGTGATTCTGCAACTCTTCTTTCTGGGGCTCTAAATGTGCCAATGCTTTTCACTGGCCACTCACTTGGTAGAGATAAGCTAGAACAGATATTGAAACAGGGTCGACAATCGAGGGACGAAATAAATACGACTTACAAAATCATGCGGCGGATTGAGGCTGAGGAGTTATCTCTTGATAGCTCTGAAATTGTTATAACCAGCACTAGACAGGAGATAGAAGAGCAGTGGCGCCTTTATGATGGCTTTGATCAAGTACTGGAGCGCAAACTTAGAGCAAGGATCAAAAGGGGTGTCAACTGCCATGGGAGGTTTATGCCCCGTATGGTT GTAATTCCTCCTGGAATGGAGTTTCATCATATTGTTCCACATGAAGGAGACATGGATGGGGATACAGAAAGGAATGAAGAAGATCCTACTCCTGACCCACCAATTTGGTCCGAG GTAATGCGTTTCTTTACAAACCCACGCAAACCGATGATTCTTGCCCTTGCTCGGCCGGACCCTAAAAAGAATATTACAACTTTAGTCAAAGCATTTGGAGAGTGCCGACCTTTAAGGGAGCTTGCTAATCTT ACATTAATAATGGGAAACCGTGATAATATTGATGAAATGTCTGCCACAAATGCAACTGTGCTTCTCTCGATTCTTAAACTGATTGACAAGTATGATTTGTATGGCCAAGTAGCATATCCCAAGCACCACAAGCAGTATGAAGTTCCTGATATTTACGGGCTAGCAGCAAAAACGAAG GGTGTTTTTATTAATCCGGCATTTATCGAGCCATTTGGGCTTACTTTGATCGAG GCAGCAGCATATGGTTTGCCTATTGTTGCCACAAAAAACGGGGGTCCAGTTGACATTCACAAG GTTCTTGACAACGGTGTACTAGTTGATCCCCACGATCAGCAGTCTATTGCTGATGCTCTTCTAAAACTTGTTTCAGACAAGCAATTGTGGGCGAGGTGCAGACAGAATGGACTGAAAAATATTCATCAGTTTTCTTGGCCAGAGCACTGCAAAACATATTTGTCTCGGATAGCCATGTGCAAGCCAAGGCAACCACAGTGGCAGAGAAGTAATGTTGGCTTTGAAAATCCAGAACAGAATTCACCTGGTGATTCTTTGAGAGACATACAAGATTTATCTTTAAACTTAAAGCTATCACTGGATGGTGAAAAGAGTGAAGGAACTGGAACTTTCGATAATTCTCTGGATTCTATTGATCGAAAAAGCAACTTGGAGAATGCTTTTCTAAAGTTATCCAACGGCATTATAGGAGGTACAGAAAAGGCAAGTTTAATGGAGAAAGCAGAACAAAATGTTAGTGGTAGTAGGTTTCCAGTTTTGAGGTCGAAGAAGTACATTTTTGTGATAGCTGTGGATTGTGATTCAGTCTCGGATATTCCTAAAATAATTAAGACAATCATGGACGTAGCAGGAAAAGAGAATTCTATTGGGCTTATATTATCGACATCCTTGTCAATATGTGAGGTACACTCCCTTCTTATCTCGGGAAGCATTAGTCCATTGGATTTCGATGCTTTAATCTGTAACAGCGGTGGTGATTTGTACTATCCTTCAACAAGTTCGGAAGATGGTACTGGGCTTCCCTTCTCTGTAGACTTGGATTATCAATCGCACATTGAATACCGTTGGGGTGGAGAAGGTTTAAGGAAAACATTGGTTCGATGGGCTACTTCTGTTAATGAGAAAAAAGGACAAATCGTCTCGGAAGATGAATCGCGATCTACTGTCCATTGCTATACATTCGATGTGAAGGAACCTGAATCG ATTCCCCCAGTTAAGGAGCTTCGAAAGTTGATGAGAATCCAAGCTCTTAGATGCAATGTTATCTACTGTCAAAATGGCACCACATTGAATGTTATTCCTGTTTTGGCATCTCGGGCTCAAGCTTTAAG GTACCTATATATTCGTTGGGGCATGGAGTTATCAGGCATTGTTGTGTTTGCCGGAGAATGTGGAGACACGGATTATGAAGGCTTGCTTAGAGGTGTCCATAAAACAGTCATATTGAAGGGAATTGGCAACACTGCTCTCAAGCTTCACTCCAACAGAACGTACCCTCTAGATCATGTCCTGCCATTTGACAGTCCCAACATCCATCATGCTGAAGGATGCAGCAATGAGGAAATACGGTCATCACTTCGAAAACTTCAGGTTAGCAAGGAATAG